CGCCATGGTACTGATACCTAAGGCGGTGAACCAGATTCCGATTACTGGCCACGCTGCTAAGAAGAAGTGCAAGCTGCGACTATTGTTGAAGCTGGCATATTGGAAAATTAAGCGACCAAAGTAGCCGTGGGCAGCAACAATGTTGTAGGTTTCTTCTTCTTGTCCGAATTTATAGCCATTGTTTTGGCTTTCGTTTTCAGTGGTCTCACGCACTAAGCTAGAAGTGACAAGAGAACCGTGCATTGCGGAGAATAATGCGCCTCCGAATACGCCGGCGACACCGAGCATATGGAAGGGATGCATTAAGATGTTATGTTCAGCTTGGAACACGAACATGAAGTTAAATGTTCCACTAATGCCGAGTGGCATACCATCAGAGAAGCTACCTTGTCCGATAGGATAGATGAGGAACACTGCGGTTGCGGCTGCGACAGGTGCAGAGAAGGCAACGCAGATCCAAGGACGCATTCCTAGACGATAGGAAAGCTCCCATTCACGACCGAGGTAGGAGAATACCCCGATTAAAAAGTGGAATACGATTAGCTGATAAGGACCACCGTTATAAAGCCACTCATCTAAGCTTGCTGCTTCCCAAATGGGATAGAAGTGCAGTCCGATGGCATTGGAGGAGGGAACTACTGCTCCTGAAATAATGTTGTTGCCATAAAGCAAGGAACCTGATACCGGCTCACGAATCCCGTCAATATCAACAGGAGGGGCTGCGATGAAGGCGATAATAAAGCAGGTAGTTGCGGTTAAGAGGGTGGGAATCATCAAAACGCCAAACCAACCGATATAGAGACGGTTGTTGGTACTAGTTACCCACTGACAAAACCGTTCCCAAAGGTTCTGGCTTTGTTGTTGTTGTATGGTAGTAGTCATAGTTTTATGATTCCGTTCAACACTACAATTTAGTGTCTCGTAGCTTTTCAACTGCTACACCTTTAATTTAAACAATACATTGCGTTTTGTAAAGACTGTTCATAAAAAATTAATTCTTAGGGTATAGGGCTTAATTACTATGGCTACGGGGTTGAATGTCAGGTTTGCTTTTTTGAGGAGGATTTGAAGAATTGACTTGTGAGGTTTCCCCTTTTTGAACTTGATAGGGGAGGGTCTCATTTTTTTCTAAGGCTTGTAAATTTTTGTCTAGGACAGATTGAGGTTGTTCACCAATCACTGACGCGATCGCGCTTCCCTCTCGATCTAAAAAGGCAAAGTGAGGAATACCATCAACTTTATACTGCACCATCTCTGGCAACCATTTATCGTTATCAACATTGAGCATGACAAAATTAATATTGTCGCGATATTTTTCTTTCAATTCCCCAATCTCTTCCGCCATAGCCTGACAGCTGGTACACCAATTGGCATAAAATTCTAGGAAAGTAGGTTTATTATTCCCAAGGGCTACCTCTAGAGGCGTTGAGGTTTCTGCTTGCTTTTCTAGAGATAAAGAAGGATTATCACTTTGTAAGCCGAAAAAAAGAGCAAAACTAATGGCAATTGCCCCGAAGGCGATTATAAGGTTACGAATGCGGGTGCTAAGGTCGGACTGAGTCATTGTTACTTTCCTTTACATTAATTCATTTTTTCCTCCATTGTTACAGTAACAAGTAAAAGACTTTCCTTAATTGCCATGAAAAAACGAGTTACTCTCACCTTTCCTAAAAACCGTGTTCCGATGCCAGTTACTTACCGTTTGGCAAAAGATTTTAATGTTGCCGGTAATATTATTCGCGCTCAAGTTGCACCCAACCGCACGAGTAAATTAGTGGTGGAGTTATTGGGGGATATTGATGAAATTGAAGCTGCCATTGAGTGGATGAAGCTACAAGATATTAGCGTCTCTCTAGCCAGTCGAGAAATTATCATTGATGAAGAGAGTTGTGTTGATTGTGGCTTATGCACAGGAGTGTGTCCAACAGAAGCGTTGACCCTTGATCCTGAGAGTTTTAAGCTCAATTTTACCCGATCGCGCTGTGTCGTCTGTGAACAATGCATTCCCACTTGCCCTGTGCAAGCCATTTCTACTAATTTCTAGCGAGGTCAGTTTCTAACCTTGCTAATTTTACTTGTCGATAGTAATGCCCTAAAATTTGGCGATAGTTCGCTCCTTCTTGGGCAAGGTAATGAGCACCCCATTGGCTTAATCCAATCCCGTGACCAAAGCCGCGTCCTGTAATCACAAACCTGTCACTCTTCTTTTGAACTTGAAAGAGAGTGCTACGTAGATTCAGAGCGTGACGAAACTGATCCCCACTCAAGGTTCTAGTATCGCGATCGCCGACTACTTTTAAGCGTCTTATCCGTCCTTGAGGGCTAGCTTGTTGCGGAATGATTTCTTGTACTGTTCCAACTCTTAAACGACGACCCATTGCCGTAGGAGAAAAGGCTTGTTGCCATTGATAAACCGGTGCTGTCTGATCATAATCAGCAACTCCCCGTAAATAAGGTAAGGGGCTACTCCATACATCCTCAACATTTTCAGTATGTCCCCCTGAAGAGGAATGAAACACCGCTAAAATGACATTTCCATTATGTTGTAAGACTTCTCCTTCAGTGCTATTAACGGCTTGATGAGTGCGTTCAGTTTCACTATTCACACCTTTATACACTTGAGAAGCTGTAGTGCTTTGTACATCATAGAGCCCATTCCCAGTATTTTCTTGCTGATGCAAAGCATAGGATCGGGCGGCTACTGCTTGGGCTTTTAACGCTTCTAGGGGCCAACTCGGGGGCATTTCTGCGCCTACAACACTGTAAAGATAATCCTCTAAATTCACCTTATTAATGACTGTCAAATTGGAGTCACGATTCACTAATCGGACTTTTCCGCGATACCAACGATTCCCAATCCATACATAGCCATCATCTCGGGGGGTAATCGAAAGTTGATTGGCTTGCCAGTCCCCTAACTTAACTCCTTGGCCACTTCCCACAGCCCGAAACGCACTCATGCCCTCAATTTCCCCTAAAGCATTTCCTTGAGCATCTTTCACTACGGCAGTGGTAGAACTGCCAACGGGCACTTGTTTAGCATTTTCCTGTAAGAGAACCCTTAATGCTGTTGTGGCTTGGGCTGAAGCTGACAGTAATAGCCATAAAAACACACTGGATAAAAGAGACTGTAAGAACACACGAAACTCCTTCTTCGGGGCGGACAATATCATAACCGAACACTCCTCTGTAAATGGTTATCTGGGTTTAATCATGGATCGATCATCGTTTTCATTAGTAACTTCTTGACTTTAATCCATAACTATGATTAACTCAAGCGTGATGTTTAACTTGATTTGGATAAGGACTTAACTATGCCTGAAATTGTTTCCTTCTCTCCTGAGGATTTCACGTCATTCTCAC
This window of the Euhalothece natronophila Z-M001 genome carries:
- a CDS encoding SpoIID/LytB domain-containing protein; the encoded protein is MILSAPKKEFRVFLQSLLSSVFLWLLLSASAQATTALRVLLQENAKQVPVGSSTTAVVKDAQGNALGEIEGMSAFRAVGSGQGVKLGDWQANQLSITPRDDGYVWIGNRWYRGKVRLVNRDSNLTVINKVNLEDYLYSVVGAEMPPSWPLEALKAQAVAARSYALHQQENTGNGLYDVQSTTASQVYKGVNSETERTHQAVNSTEGEVLQHNGNVILAVFHSSSGGHTENVEDVWSSPLPYLRGVADYDQTAPVYQWQQAFSPTAMGRRLRVGTVQEIIPQQASPQGRIRRLKVVGDRDTRTLSGDQFRHALNLRSTLFQVQKKSDRFVITGRGFGHGIGLSQWGAHYLAQEGANYRQILGHYYRQVKLARLETDLARN
- the psbA gene encoding photosystem II q(b) protein; this encodes MTTTIQQQQSQNLWERFCQWVTSTNNRLYIGWFGVLMIPTLLTATTCFIIAFIAAPPVDIDGIREPVSGSLLYGNNIISGAVVPSSNAIGLHFYPIWEAASLDEWLYNGGPYQLIVFHFLIGVFSYLGREWELSYRLGMRPWICVAFSAPVAAATAVFLIYPIGQGSFSDGMPLGISGTFNFMFVFQAEHNILMHPFHMLGVAGVFGGALFSAMHGSLVTSSLVRETTENESQNNGYKFGQEEETYNIVAAHGYFGRLIFQYASFNNSRSLHFFLAAWPVIGIWFTALGISTMAFNLNGFNFNQSILDSQGRVINTWADVLNRANLGFEVMHERNAHNFPLDLASGEATPVAMQAPEING
- a CDS encoding NIL domain-containing protein: MKKRVTLTFPKNRVPMPVTYRLAKDFNVAGNIIRAQVAPNRTSKLVVELLGDIDEIEAAIEWMKLQDISVSLASREIIIDEESCVDCGLCTGVCPTEALTLDPESFKLNFTRSRCVVCEQCIPTCPVQAISTNF
- a CDS encoding thioredoxin family protein, yielding MTQSDLSTRIRNLIIAFGAIAISFALFFGLQSDNPSLSLEKQAETSTPLEVALGNNKPTFLEFYANWCTSCQAMAEEIGELKEKYRDNINFVMLNVDNDKWLPEMVQYKVDGIPHFAFLDREGSAIASVIGEQPQSVLDKNLQALEKNETLPYQVQKGETSQVNSSNPPQKSKPDIQPRSHSN